Below is a genomic region from Castanea sativa cultivar Marrone di Chiusa Pesio chromosome 2, ASM4071231v1.
tgaaaacattgcaagattgcaaaagtgtctctatgttatgacgattcaagatatgagaaaatcactttaactcacacacaatcataactgtttgatggggactatcacctttgaggtacatcctataattcccacatctcctagaaaacacgcttgcaatcatatttaaagcatttttgatctttttgcttttattttctttgcatattttctttttattaagcaaatcatgcatgggtatacaaaggagagaaaagaaatacccaattatgttaagccttttgacattgcacttttgctatgccgaagcatacaaatgtcattgacaATGCACTTTTGCTATtccaaagcatacagatgttatATCATAATTGGCGGGCAAAAgtggtgaaatggttatttatgcctttctcttaggattttctagtccaacccgtcaaaaagagtgatacgagtgttaagtacaagagatcacttaaccttactcatcacaaataaagagccacaaagctcacttgcttagttgtgcataagaatgctcatctaaactacaagaaatacaaagtttagaaaactctatttcaatggTCATTTAAGGTTCataagaaccaatgtacacaaacacacactgtttttgtatttttctgaatttttcaatttttattttgaaaaccaacaaaataaagattaaacaaccaaacaaaaacaggcaaacaacatgaaagcatgaaagaaagatgcaaatgcatgaaagcaagaaagaaaaggtgcagatgcatgaaagcatgattccaaaagcagataagaaatcaagtaaagagagtcctactttagatagaaagaattaaagtagaggacaaacagaaaagataATTAAGTCTCAGGATCCTTtatcacccacacagcacgagtctttggccgtgaagatgaaaaggcatgtgtcctagtatgactactaaaggacatagaggaattagaattcccTTTAAAATGAgtcaaaaagctcaaaacttttaataactcaccaagaataggtacaaAGCCTTTAGACAAAGGATGAAACCTATTAGACACTCGcttatgaggaaacaacttgaaacaattaggctgagtgtgaccggaaacaccacaatggtgacaaacatgagtagttttagaACTACTCGGCTTTCTtgaaggaggtctaaccttagaggttgacagagacctcaacttaggacaatttggcctaatatgaccaacaatatgacaatgatgacaaattgggacaaattcaaaatttttattcaacctaggaggagttttagacataggtttaaaAACTTCAGCATTAACATCAGATTGTTTACCTTTatctatcctagcaatattagccttcaactcttcattatttcttttaaatgggggaatataaaaatctttttcttttgagttaggctcaacaagaAGTTTGGtactagttaaattttcaacttcagttttaaattcaactagttgctcttccaaactcttaattttgtccacatgagatgaaatttgatttttaaaattctcattcaaattattgccTTCAtgcaattttgcaatcaaatcatctttttcaagcttgacctttttaaatttagcttttaattttgtagaatattcaagagatttcatacaaaaattataaagcttgcaataggcatcatgaatatcatcatcatcattcaacacaagatcatgcaaatcaaaacaatcaagagtttccatgacaacaggggtcaatggatcacacagcaaagattaaccctaatcagggTGTgcatgctctgataccacttgatagaccaaaaacgtattgaccccttgtgatggattaagttgattaattagtcaagttattaattaatcaaattaacatgtaaattgcgtggtagcacaaacaaatcaccaattaaaatatgtatgcagcggaaaataaatgacacgatgatttgtttacgaatggggaaaacctatacggcaaaaaccccaccgagtgattttaaggtcaccactctcgaaattccactattatcacaacaagcggttacaagtaaaggaatcccaagtaccttaccaacctacagttgaacccttaccccaatacccaattggacttattctgtagtgacaatctctcattttcaatgcacggctcccggtacgtgactaaccaatttgatgcgCAAATCCTACTATGCGGCTTACTCATTTGCACGAATCCAGttcgtgactaactccacaacaaccctttgattgttgtagttgatttgcagcagcttcacataggaacaccaataagatcttcaatgttggtgcaagagactttgcttggttacaaaatctaaaggcgtacaagaaatgcagtaagaactctttcttctataGGAGGAAGCTaggggtttcaaaaagaaaaccttatgaagctctctagggttaggtttttctttttccatctcctttaaataggagcttaatgggttctcctattccaaataggtttacacaaaccttgggctttcctagtccaataagaattatacaaactcataaacaaatatccttttagagtaaaaatgtTACTGGCTATAATCTGAATCccgtaagctcgatcgatcgagacatctgttgagctttaatgaatctcaacagatcgagcttctgtcgatgaggtatcgagacctgcagtttgcacttttcttgagcagttcttgagtaatcttcatgtcttcaatttaaccacttgtaatgatcatcttgaacctacttagatttacccaaatacaagtaaagtgcgttttgtcaaagaatatgccaattacataaaaatatgtccccaacaatATCTAACTGGATATACTTGTTGGTAGGCTGGCATGTTGCGGCACATAGTTTGATTGGAGAAACCAATGCTCTTCTAAGCAAGCCAAATCACATGAAACCATCTCTCATAGAAGCAGGGGCGCGTCTTTTTGTCACTAGGTTCCTTGGAATTTATATCTCAGCTGGATGTTTAATGTGAGTTTCCCCTTTACATAGATATTCTCTTTATATATTCACTATATATGCACTCTGAAAATCGGTATTGTATATATGTAGTCTATGATAATCTGGGGACACTGAAAATGTATCATCATGCAAGAGCTAGTTTGGAAGTTTCAATATTATAATTTTGGGGATGTTTTTGTCAGTCACTAAGGAGGTGTTAAAGGTTAATTTATCTGGAATCTTTTAGATATAGTTTTGGTGACTTGATTATGTAGGCCTGCAGGGGATTTTGTAACCATGGGgctataatttgaatttacccCAATAATGAATTACAATGGATATTATTCTTTGCGCGAAGGACACCATAGGTTCATAGTCAATAGGatcattaaaatttatatccaacatatgGCTTTCAAAATTTTGTCCAACGAATTACAGTCGAGATTGTTTTTAAGTTCCATGACACCAATTGCAACACCCAGTTTTCCAACTACGCTGCCACCACCTAGTTATTTATATTTGGCACGCACCACCAACTGCCACTATTTGTTGATTGCCGCTACCAAAGAAAAACATTACAAAGGTTAAAccattttgtagttgtactttaattatataatgtattataaacccggtttaaaacactagttttattatttttgtatgtgttctaataagtattactatttattaaaaaaaatagggatATTTATCCCATTTGTGTGTTTGGTGTCCGTTATTTATAACCCCAATTTACAACTACAAAGATTATGTCATTTTATAGTTATACTCTGgttatataatgtattataaacccggttTGAAATCCGGGATAATTTTCGTAAATGCTTTGTCGTTTTCAAAGTTCTATACATTTCATTCAAGAATATCTTTAGTTTGAAGTAAAGATATGTGACTGGATATACTTGTTGCACTACAAGAAAGTTTGTTATTTTCATCGGTTGAAAACGTCGAAAAAGTATTAGAAACCgtcaaaaaaagtattttcaacGGTTTAAGTGACCGTTGAAAACCGCCACTTAAAATTATGTCGAAACCTTTTTTCTACACCCTATGTGACCGTCAAAAAATGTGATTCACATTTATCAACAATTATTAAACGTTAAAATATTGTTGAAAACTATTGAAATATATGTTGTCTTGAGATAAATTTCAACAGTTTGAAACCGTTGAAataagcatttaaaaaaaaaaaatctaatttggaTGCAGTCCTTCACTTGATCCAAATTTAATAGCTTGattcaaaatataaacataaacacaattgTGCAATTCCAAAATAAACTCCATTCTCATATAAAAACTAAAGCACAAGCCTAATTTTTAAGTATTCAAATagtttcaagttttcaaaatggctaattaaaagaaaaaaaaattaaaaaccattgTGCTCCATCAATTATCCTCAAGTAACAGATTTATGGAGAAGTGCCACTTCCCAACAAGAAGGCCAGACCCATGACAAAAGCTAGTATCATTGAAAAAAAGATGATGCATCCTTTCTTCATGTACTTCCCCGTAGATGACACCCCATCCCTCCAATATTTTCCTTACTCATAAAGCTCGTACTTCCACTTTAACAAGTGCATATCCACCCAAGGACAACCTGTAAACCACATAAAATTGGGTAAGACTTAAGTGAGGAGCTACCTAATTTTATTAACTATGTGGATCAAAAAGTCAAGGCCCAAAGGTAAAACATTGAAATTAAGAGTATAGACAAACTAAACACCAATAATATCATAACTTGGCCAAAagataaaaacataaaataggAAGAATTGAAACATCTATCTTTAACATAACTGTCAAGTCCAAGTTAAAAATTGTAACACTTACATAAATGGCACCTGGTGGATCCTGAACCCAAGACCCCACCATCCACAGTGCTTTTACAAGAGGAGGTTCcctttgagctagagctcattggcatgAACATCCTATTGAATATCAAAGAAACCAATAGGCAAAAGCAAGATGTGATGGAAGCCCATACACGCATGAAAATAAGTTATAGACATTTACTTCAGTATAAATCCATGTATATAACATTGATGCAGACAACATTACAACAAGGGAAACCAAATTAGAGTATTAGATTTCACACACCATTTGGAGCACCCCACCCCCCACCTCCTCTCTACTTTTATTTTCATGGAAACAAATTCCAACCagtataaacaattaaacatttaCTTTTTCTTGTGCGATGTCTTAGAGgcagaaactaaaaaaaaaaaaaaaaacaaagaacttTAATTCCACCTGGAGTTTAAATGCACACCAATTTTTCATCAACCATCATTTTAGATAACGCATTTTGTAAATTACTGCCTACTTCCATTCACAGCATCctaaattcactttttttttagataaattaaaTTCACAACTAGTATCTTCATTAAATACATATGCATGGAATCTTACAGTAAAAGCAATAATCTTAAACATCTTAACAAAATGGTAGCTTGCAAACTGTAACACAACGCTCAGACAAGATTCTAATGATCATGCTGGCCACTCTAACAGAAGCAGTGCTCTAAGTTCATCACAAAGTAAATAACCATTTGCAGGATTATAGACACTAAAATCTTACCTTGGCAAGAAGAGTCTTTCCAGTTCCAGGTGCTCCAGTCAAAAGAATTCCCTGCGAGTAAGTATGTGTTAGGCTCTGTATTATGAAATTAATCAAGCAAAGATAAACAGAAAAATTAAAGTTACAGATAGATGAAATCAGAAAGATATTACTAGTCTTCATACCGGAGAAGGCGAAGAATGACTACAGAATCTAAGGTTGTAGTTGAAGTAATTTAATCTCAAACATTCCACACTCTagcatataaaaaatttcaggttttCTAATAAAACCATAAGCTATTCATATACTTATGCAATACATGATTCGCAAAACTAAACAGAATCAACATGTTACACTTCATACACAGCAAGGAACACCCAAAGCCATTTGATGAGCATTCTCAATATCTATAACATATAGAAATATAATAACAAACCTTTGGCAACTTCCCCCCATGGCGAGTAAATTTAGATGGGTTTTTTAGGTACTCCACTACTTCCTCAAGCTCTTGCTTTGCATCATCACAACCTTTGACATCTTTAAATGTCTTAACATTCTGCAAGAAAACAAATTGGTCAGGGTGATTAAATGATATACTTCAAATGCAAGCATACTGCAAATAAGAGATGCAACTCCCAAGTTCCTTGGAAAATAACTCCCATAAAATATTCAAGAAACCATAATTACAAGAACTGAAGAAACACCTTTATCTAAACTATTAATGGCAATTTTAGGTGATATCACATCCCTACCTTatctttgaacttttttttttgacaagtctTTCAGCTAAATATAGGAACTAGAACTACACATTAAAGTCTCCATTTGTTTCTTAACatgttttagcaaaaaaattgaaacaaaattttcaatacttGACCAAATTTTCTACATTTGCTTCTCCATATTCACTAGCTTCTGTCTCCtgtgtcccccccccccccctccaccCACACCCAcgttttcctctcttttcttgGGGAACAGGGGTGGGGACCCAACCTCAAAGAAATACAAAGACAGCCATTACATGTCAAAGATCACAAATATCGAGAGTACAGATACCAAATATCTACCTTCTCTGGCATAACTTCTTTATTTAACTCATTCGGGGCATAGGAAGAACTAGAGCCAACACCTGATGTTCCTATCCCACCCAAGCTCCCTACATATTTTTGAAGTGCAGCAGCACCCAGTatcctgaaaaaaaaatcaagtttggaGTGAGTACAACTCAAGTATACAGACAAGCACTAACTACTAGatactttgtgtgtgtgtgaagagagagagagagatacttGAGGACTAGGTTGCACGGACACGCCATTTTTGGCAACGTGTTCATGTCCGACATGTGTCGGACACCGGAACCGGTACAATTCGCCGGACTCCGGTGTCCGAgcagtgtctttttttttcttttcttttttcgctTCTCCGACACGGCGCCGACGCGGCTCTGACACGCcagcagtgaaaaaaaaaaaaaaaaaaaaggaaaatcacaGATTTTGACAGATGGACTTACCAATACCGTTGATTTCATGATATACCCTAAAACAAAGTCTGAGAAGTGAGAACTCATTAGCCCGAAACCCACCTCTCAAGCTCTCACCCACCCTCCCTCTAACCTCTGCCCGTTGTGCCGCTACCCTCTGTCCCTCACCGGAGCTAGATCGGGCCGATCGGCGAGCTCCATAGACGTCGCTCCGTCCTTGtcccttccgatctctctctctctcggcatGGACATCTCAGGTCCGACCTCTTGGCTTAagcttctctctattttttttttttttccagatatTTGTTGGCTATTTGGTTGGGTGAATGGGACGGGTTGCTTATTTAAGTACTTAACTTataacgctttttttttttaaatcccacTCTCACGGCCACTGTGTGACCGTGAGAGTGggatatatattatataatgttGTTACATTAATATTATGTGGCatataatataatgttttttttttttaatcccactctCACGGTCACTTTTATGTTTCTAGTTTGATGTTGAATGTAgtctatttaaacttttggtttatCCTCTAAACATTATATGTATATTGTTGTATTACTTTGGGTGTTAATTTGcttatttgtagttcttacataatttaaattttagacgTAAACgaattttatgtctaaaaatatttaaaaatatgcctaaatataaaatttaattaattatttaattgccgtgtccATGCTGTGTCGTgtccttgtttttcaaaaattgttgtatcgtcgtgtccgtgtccgtgtccgtgtccgtgtaaCATAGCTTGAGCAACAGAAGGTTCATACCATACTAATCCAAGAGCTATAGTAAATAAGATAGTTGAGATAAGCTCTTGCGTAAAACGTGATTTGTTTGAGACTTTAGGTTTAGCCTAGTAGGAAAAACAACTCTTATTAAGttgaatttataattaaaagacGAAAAAAAGTCAGCAAGTATATAATAAATCTCAGACTTTGGATTTAGTCTCAAATTTGACCCTGAAGTGTCAATTGCATCAGTATCAACCTTATAGTTTCAAATTGTTTCAATCTGGTGAGTCTCCCGTTAACTAAAAATAATGGAAGACCACATAAGTTGTACTTAGGACCTATTAGAGCACCACAAAAACACTCCATGTAAATTGAAGGTGGTATTTTGAAGCCAAATGAGCTCACAAATATATCGGTGAGTACAGATGTCAAAAGTTTTTTACCGTTCAAATAGGTATTAATTGCACATTATCTGatttttcattactttcactgagtTTCCAAATTGAAACAATCTTGGAACTATCAAGTAAACATTGATGCAACTGAATTTTAGGATTTAATCTGAACCAAGGTCAAACTCTAGGGCTTTATGATATAATtaccccccaaaaaagaaaaagaatacacacacacacacacacacatatcaatCTTTCAACAGATAATCAAGGTTTATGCTAAAATCGGCCAATGAGGACCATGTCCTGCCAATATGACTCAAAAGTTTTGTATAAAATCTTACCATCACAACATGCAATGGTTGCTTCTCAGATATGCCAGGGTTTAGAAAGGGATTGTCCAAGTTGCCTGATGCCCGCTACATCAACTCTTGCAACTACATTTATAAAGTTAATCATTAGTGAATTTCAATGATGAAAGAGACTGGTTTAAGAGAGTTGAATGAGGATCTAGATCTGCATTGCAAAATATggattaaaacaaacaaaaaaaaataaaaagttcatttGAGTAGTTTCAAATACAAGATTTGGTATCTCAAAACTCATGTACCATAATAATTAGCTAATATTGACATTGCAGAATGATCCAAAAATTTCCTTCATTTCTCTTACATTAACATTAtaaacattcttttttttttttttttataagtatattAACATTATAAAAATTCATAGAACCCATATAATTTTGTAAATGCTAAAAGGTATTTCTTCATGACTGTTCTATGGAACTCATcaactaaagaaaaatatatggtGGGTTTTTGAAAAGTATTGTGGCagattatttattaattaaccGTTGTTAGCTAAATGCGTGCATTTCATAAACATCAACTATATCCATTTGATATATGAGATCAtgcaaaataagttttaaaaaaaaatatatatatatattggtaagtCACTTACGCacccaatgggtcttgaacccatgaccgcATCCTCCACCTAGAACTTATAAGGGGAGGAGTGCTAGTTGAGCCAGAGCTCATTGGCAGTAAGTTTTAAATTATCATAGGCTCACACACACATAGTTGGAGTTAGaccattttacaattttcattatCTTTGTTCTTAGAGATACACCATTTGGTTATATGTTACATCAAATGCTTATTACTCCACATATACATAAAATGATTGATTGCTATGTTGcaacttctttatttattttccatgaTGTTGAACATTTCAGTAAGATGAGTTCGTTATTTGCAATGCAGAATGCTGTATAGTGTGATAAATTATGTGATACCAATCTCCTGACTTCTAAATTATATTAGAAGACACACATATTACTATATAGAGTATTTGTACCTGATGGGATGACAAAAAGGTAACGAAGATCAGTTCAGACTTCAAAGTGAGTACTGAGGTTGTAAACCTGTGATTCAATTAATTCTTTTGGCTTGCACCATTAGATACAACTCATACAAGTAACATCTGCATCACGAGATACAACTCAtagaagtaaattttttttaataagtatttcACTAGAAAAAGAATAACATCTTTAGTCCTTAACCAAAACAGAaccaaaaaattggaaattacaACTATAAGTAGACGCTTCAAAGGCTATACCCCCATCTACATCATAGCAAGATGAAAACTAGGACTATAGACCAATCCCCGATCAGAAAACAAACATGTTATGCACTACATCATCAAAATATAACTCTTCCTATAAAAGGACATTCACCTACAGCTCCAACGCCCAAACAGCAGACGACTACACAAGACCAAATTCCTCATAAAGTCAATTCTTTATACGCCACTGGCACTAAGCCAAAAGGGAGGCAGCAACaccacaatcaatcaaattaacatCTTCAAATGCATTTTCAATCACTTTCAACCAACCCCCTttctcaaaatccaaattcGATCCACATCCACTCTTTTACAAACTTACCCCACTTCTTCTCCTCCCCCACAAAAATATCTATAATTAAGAAAACTAACCACCATCATTATTACAACACATTATATAGAGGATTACAGATTACAAACCTCACAAGCATTCACGAAACTTTCCTTCGATTGAAGTAAGCTTTGTATAGTTCCTTTCAATTCCTTTTGCTTGTTCTCGAGCAAAGCATTGTCATTCTGAAGATAACTCAcctattaaaagaaaattcctaTTACTAACAAtaactttacattttttatcACAGGCATTTCATCGAGCAGGTTGAGCGCAAACGATTCGTTCCAGCTTTTGCCGCAGTTCATTGGAAGAGGCCAACTCTGCTTGCAATTCCTGTAACTTTCTGCCATATTCCTCATAGAGTCCTTAACCAATGCAAATGCACCTGCAATCACATTGAAAGCATGCAATACACAAAAccacaaattcaattttgacatagcatttcaaattcaagaacaaaaacCACAAAAGTTCAAAACACTCAAAGCAAATAACAGAGTATGGACGAAATTCGAGTCCAAGCAAAAACAAACCAATCagaaataagtttttaaaattatgaaatgaaaaaaaaaaaaaaaaaaaaaaaaaaaacctaatcgAAGGGTTTGGATAGGGAAAAGTGTTAATATCTTAATGTAATAGTATCGGCTTGGTGAAATCAATTCGATGGCGATGATCTTGATGAcgaaatcaaaacaaaaatcataaaaaacatttttttttaaaaatacctAGTCAAGAACTCTATTTGgttgcctaaaaaataatagaaaaataggAAGGATTTGAAATTGATTAATCGCTACTAGCGCTCAgtactcttctattttttgggtaaagattaataatttacatttattataatttaaaatttctactttttctaatcacaaaaaaaaaaaaaattaagggtgtAATTAATCCGTGCGGTGAGTTTTTTAGATTGAAAgagttttaaaactaataaaaaagtgatcctattttgtagggagTTAGTGAGTAGAAGTCGAAATTTAAATCACCGTAAaagtaggaatttattatttttgtcaatttactattttaaccccatttttaagttttaaataggggtatttttgacaataaaataagcaataaccaactttcttttgccatttttaaattgttggttaattaatttaggagtattttgacaggaaaaaaagcaataactaacttttttaatctcttaatatatacaaatatatataaatgaccgcaaagagagagagagagagagagagagagagagagagagagagagagagagagagagagagagagagagagagagagagagagagagagagagagagagagaaggattaaaaaaattaaatcgtaaaaaacactgtagaaTGGATATAAGTTcggtgtttttattttcaacattttataactgttgataaaatatttaatttattttttttccacgtTTATCCAACTGTTGATATAacttttctctatttatttatttttttaacacctATTTCAACAGTTATACCAACTGTGGAAATAAATATGTgaatttctttacttttttcaaCAATTGTGTATAACTGTAGaagtttaaggtttttattaacattttttagtgACCGTAGATAAAAATATGTTGAAAAAACTCAAGTTTGTTGTAGTGTTGGTAGGCTGGCATGGCTATGGCACATAGTTTGATTGGTCTTTTTTAAAGTTCTATGCATTTCATTTAAGAATATCTTTAGTTTGAAGTATAGATATTACAAGGGAGGCGCTAGTCTATATTGaagggttcaaatgaaccccctgacttcaaaaaaaaaattatatatataaatttttttttgttagtttaatacttaaatttatttttaaaaatatttttgcacaccctaaattaaattttacacatCTTTATTACAAGTATTTCAAACTCTAAGAATAAAGAATAAGTGTTTGCGAATTGTAAGTGTCactcatttttataaatttatattatgtgtgtgaatgtgtctgtaaggacacaattcaaattcccaaactatgactggagggagatgggcttgaaaggcctttctttacaataaatttgtagaggatgggtttgtaatctagatttcaaggatagTTTAGACAATCAGGGAAAtgacgggctttgggcccaatgggacaaattaaagagttgtttgcaaaagtaagactgagaattcctcctcggacgaaatccgaggatagtttataatagtatttccttgaatttggatacaaatattgattatcatctactattggctctttttcttcctgaaaaagcCTCCCCCTTCTTCGTAGGACTTCTCCTtcatttatacttcttttttctcCCCTTCATCGTCCTCCACCTCCTAGTTGTAATGCTcgttttggatacttgtcccatcaatccttccctaaagcccgctggggtcagggaccaagtttcCAAACTTCATGCTCACGTCCCATCCTTCTATCTATACAGttagcgtatcaattacagagcttttaatgtatgggcggtggtagcagctttactttagatattccaccactctttctattgtcctccacgtgtactgtgtattcccatagtcgtaggattctttataacataacccCGGGACActaaaacttctcttcctatgtccttggcttaacaatccgaggacatatctactcctcggacgtatttggacatttagatactccaagatcattttgatgtcttcggatttgggtttctagcccaaaagacttcgttgggccatccttcataaattactgggcccaatacccctgcaatagcccctcgagattctttattttttcacctcgggaggaaaataggatctcgacttaaaagacctttttaccctgcagaatcttggcaatattgctgacggaaataacttctgaattacccatcgcgtgttcccgatgcttcggtatgcgaaacgcccccgaattaatTATTGGTGCCTCTATATGTCTCCCACATTTCAATgatgtgacacatatccaacggttgagagcgattcctgtgttgaggcgggaattcgcccgcttcaaaacaccttttgatatataagtactaattttcttcaaaattcttcacactacaaTAACCTCATAATGTACCTGCCACATTTTCCATCTTCCCATActttctctttctatcaagtaccctgtccgaggtgaccgtgctttc
It encodes:
- the LOC142624133 gene encoding ATP-dependent zinc metalloprotease FTSH 11, chloroplastic/mitochondrial-like isoform X1, translated to MAKPKVSNKSRFTQELISTILFTIALGLVWILGAAALQKYVGSLGGIGTSGVGSSSSYAPNELNKEVMPEKNVKTFKDVKGCDDAKQELEEVVEYLKNPSKFTRHGGKLPKGILLTGAPGTGKTLLAKVVLGWICTC
- the LOC142624133 gene encoding ATP-dependent zinc metalloprotease FTSH 11, chloroplastic/mitochondrial-like isoform X2 — protein: MSDMNTLPKMACPCNLVLKILGAAALQKYVGSLGGIGTSGVGSSSSYAPNELNKEVMPEKNVKTFKDVKGCDDAKQELEEVVEYLKNPSKFTRHGGKLPKGILLTGAPGTGKTLLAKVVLGWICTC